The sequence GACATAGAAAGCCATATGCAAGATATCTACGGCATCGAGGTATCAGCAACAATGGTTAGTAAAGTTACAGACAGGATACTACCTATGATTGCTGAATGGCAATCTAGGCCACTAGATAGGATCTACCCTATAGTTTTCCTTGATGCAATTCACTTTAAAGTTCGTGAAGATAACAGGATAATTAATAAAGCGGCTTACAGTGTACTAGGTATAAATATGGCAGGTCACAAGGAAGTTTTAGGAATATGGATTGGTGGTAACGAAAGTTCAAAGTTCTGGCTAGGAGTACTTAATGACCTTAAAAATAGAGGTGTAGAAGACATCCTAATTGCTTGTAAGGACGGACTTTCAGGCTTTTCTGAGGCTATTAACTCTGCCTTTCCAAAAACAGAAATACAGCTATGTGTTATTCACCAAATCAGAAACTCGATGAAGTATGTTTCGTATAAAGAAATGAAACAGGTAATGGTAGACCTGAAAAAAGTATACCAAGCTTTAACTCTTGATGAAGCAGAATATGCTTTTGAAGAGTTCAAAGAAAAGTGGGGTAAAAAACACCCAATAATTATTAAATCATGGGAAAAAAATTGGGATGAGTTAACTGTTTACTTTAAGTATC comes from Alkalicella caledoniensis and encodes:
- a CDS encoding IS256 family transposase; translated protein: MTTKGNLLAKELAKECRSVEEVQEHLKSLFKDTMQEIFEAEMDEHLGYDKHSPIGDHSGNSRNGYNKKTIKTKYGESTIEIPRDRNGDFEPQVIKKYQRTSNELEDKIISMYANGMTTRDIESHMQDIYGIEVSATMVSKVTDRILPMIAEWQSRPLDRIYPIVFLDAIHFKVREDNRIINKAAYSVLGINMAGHKEVLGIWIGGNESSKFWLGVLNDLKNRGVEDILIACKDGLSGFSEAINSAFPKTEIQLCVIHQIRNSMKYVSYKEMKQVMVDLKKVYQALTLDEAEYAFEEFKEKWGKKHPIIIKSWEKNWDELTVYFKYPNEIRKLIYTTNTIEAYHRQLRKVTKTKTSYPNDEALEKILYLATMEISKKWTQPLRIWKQCISQFAIYFEDRIDSNLAV